The following are encoded together in the Triticum dicoccoides isolate Atlit2015 ecotype Zavitan chromosome 6B, WEW_v2.0, whole genome shotgun sequence genome:
- the LOC119321175 gene encoding probable serine/threonine-protein kinase PBL28, whose translation MEKALLCLVLILVASLGCKGDPDIVTEGDYVRIKRSLLAILIVFPVMMLALALAIVKYLTPRGRSADDTIGSSDDETKVHGGEVINRWSGLYRFTKAEIERALDYANSRIYLGSGSAGQVYQGVLPSGQLVAIKRIHRTAMSGSFTREADGLSKVRHPNLVCLFGYCDDGSDQYLVYEYCANGNLAQNLLRSDSVLSWPTRVKILRDCASVLRFLHTHSDGCIVHRDIKLTNILLTEDMEPKLSDFGLAKMLQMEETKVFTDVRGTIGYMDPEYITHSKLTCASDIYSFGVVVLQLLSGRKVIELDIVARDSLTKKAKDVVTGKKPLDEFIDSRVRDEVNIEDFVLILKIGVLCVAHSSVGRPTIKDVYEEMDKAWRNTNTKATRSRKEINSSNTVQYAKVIDV comes from the exons ATGGAGAAAGCGTTGCTCTGTCTAGTCTTGATCTTGGTAGCCTCACTGGGCTGCAAGGGTGATCCAGATATTGTCACAG AAGGCGACTACGTCAGGATCAAAC GTAGCTTGTTGGCGATCCTGATCGTGTTCCCCGTCATGATGCTGGCCCTCGCCCTCGCCATCGTCAAGTACCTGACGCCCAGGGGAAGATCAGCCGATGATACCATCGGCTCCTCCGATGACGAGACGAAGGTGCACGGCGGGGAGGTGATCAACCGGTGGTCGGGGCTGTACAGGTTCACCAAGGCCGAGATCGAGCGGGCGTTGGACTACGCCAACAGCCGGATCTACCTGGGCTCCGGCAGCGCGGGGCAGGTGTACCAGGGGGTGCTGCCCAGCGGCCAGCTCGTGGCCATCAAGCGCATCCACCGGACGGCCATGTCCGGCTCCTTCACCAGGGAGGCGGACGGGCTGTCCAAGGTCAGGCACCCCAACCTCGTCTGCCTCTTCGGCTACTGCGACGACGGCAGCGACCAGTACCTCGTCTACGAGTACTGCGCCAATGGCAACCTTGCCCAGAATCTTCTCA GAAGTGACTCTGTGCTCTCATGGCCAACAAGGGTGAAGATCCTCAGGGACTGTGCATCTGTCCTGAGGTTTCTTCACACACACTCCGATGGATGCATTGTACATAGAGACATTAAG CTTACCAACATCTTGCTGACAGAGGACATGGAGCCTAAGCTGTCTGATTTTGGGCTGGCAAAAATGCTGCAAATGGAGGAGACCAAGGTCTTTACAGATGTGAGGGGAACCATCGGTTACATGGACCCTGAGTACATAACACACTCCAAGCTTACTTGCGCAAGTGATATCTACAGCTTTGGTGTGGTTGTGCTGCAGCTTCTGTCAGGAAGAAAGGTCATAGAGCTTGACATTGTTGCGCGCGATTCTCTCACCAAGAAG GCCAAAGATGTTGTAACTGGGAAAAAACCACTGGATGAATTCATAGACTCGCGTGTTCGAGATGAAGTTAATATCGAAGATTTTGTATTGATATTAAAGATTGGAGTCCTCTGTGTGGCACATTCTAGCGTAGGGCGTCCAACAATAAAAGATGTGTACGAGGAGATGGACAAAGCATGGAGAAATACAAACACAAAG GCTACTAGGTCAAGGAAGGAGATAAATTCGTCAAATACAGTACAGTATGCAAAAGTGATAGATGTGTAG